tgtttttatttttattttattttgcagggAAAGGTTTTGTTTGCTGAGAGAAAACAAACAAAGGATGATTAGGAGTTAAAAATCTAGAAAATACTAACCTAGCAGCTATTTTAAGACATATCTAAGACCTTACTTTTGGCAAAGAGACTGTTTGGACCTCCTGGGTCAATGCTAATCTGGTTAAGAACTAGGATTTTTGGAGTATGAATGTCCCCCAAGATTGTTCTTGGAGTTGGAGGAGAATTtgaagttaagccttttatgggtactattaggcctattcctatgcatatgGAAAACATCAGATTTTACCATATATGCACCTAGTGTGGCAAATCGAATTTGACATGATTCAAGCACAGATTGAACAACAAGATGGATTTACGAACAACCATGATGATGATGGGGATGAGTCCGATGACGAGTTCGATGTAGTAGTTCCTCTAGATGATTGATGTAttaatttaagttttaatttgaagtattgcattttaatttgatatgtggttgttgcattctacttaatattagtttgaaatgaaaagttgattaatttgaaatgttgttaCAGTCCACTTAAATAAGTTTTGCATATTAACTTAAACCAAACTACATAAGTATAATTAAActaaaatacataacttaaaCTTAACATAACTTAATAACTAAACCAAAATACATAGCAGTTAAACCGAAATAACTTAAACATAATTTATCTTCCATGCTCTTCCCAAAGATTCACTCTCGGATCATCTCTTAAACTGTCATACAAATTCTGgttctgaatgtaattagtcatttgagCATAATTCCTTACAAATACCCCTCTTTGTGGTTGAATCTCtggcctcaaatcttcatcttcatagttaaTCCACTCTGAATCCCGACGGGTTTCCTGAATGACCATGTTATGAAGAATcatgcaagtgagcatagtcttATGCATTTCACGAGCACTCAACCCAAGATATGGGCCACAAATGATAGCGAAtttcctcttcaaaattccaaaagcgcgttccacatccttcctcgCTGCCATTTGGGCGGTGTTAAAGTACCGGTATGAATGCCTAAATGCACTGTCAGGAGGCTGACGGTAGCATTGAACCAAGGTGGACCATTTTGGATAGATACCACCCGCAAGATAATACCCATGAGTGTATTGATGGAAGTGGACTTGGGGACAAATTCCATACTTCAGATATTCAAACAAAGGCGACTTGTGCAGAatattaatatcattttgtgaacccggaagaccaaaaaaaaacgtgtcatatccaacaatcataagaaacGACAGCTTCAAGGATAACGGTTGGTTTAGGATAATAACCCCTTATATTAACCGACCCAATGAACAGGGAATCCttgccatacccaatgcatacagtcaagactacctagcattcctgaaAATTCCCTTTCCtcattctccctcaatatttgtctaacatcttccTCGGTTGATTTTCGTTAATATGTTgtaccaaaatgattaatcactacttcacaaaacaatgaaagataagtgaatgaagttgttttacccatacgaaggtactcatcgttAGCATCCGCTGGTCTGTCATAACCTAAAATCCTTAAAACCGAAGTAATGTTTTGTTCAaaactatgacctctaatattgagtgcatcaaactgataattaaattgaggttctactcgacaaagcTCTTTAATAATCTTTATCACCAGATGACGAGGCATACAGAAtcgaccttgaaaattttgatcaaaTTACACATAATTGGGAAGGAAACAATGTTGCATCAGCTTGTGATGGTAAGATTCTCTCCCTCGATACGTATACattcttgagaatacttcttgtGGATCTAGAAATCTAGGTGTTTAGCTTGTATGTACAAGCATCAAATGTCGATTAGTTTATTATCCtcagcttcctcatcatcaagttgttGCAACCTCCTTTAATGCATTTCTTGCTATAATATAAACTGATTCATAATAACATTCCCCTCTTAATTGGATCTCtccattgatgattatgaaatttaaaatgagaATAGAGATAGAGAAATCAGTAAAATATAGGTAGAAGTAGGTGTGAGTAACTTGGAGAAATACAAGGGAGTATATATAGGAACCGGTTGGGAGGAAATAGCCGTTGCAAAATATCTACTGGTCGATAATCTTAATATCACCAATACTATTTATATGGCGCAATGAGATGCATGGCGCCAGCGATACTCATAATATCGCCAGCGTTCTGGATAATAACGCTCGTTAGAAACTCAACCTCCCAttggttttcccatagtggcgcaattggtttgccatgccacctggtatgccaaacagtttttttttccggcatgtgcataggaataggccttatcGGTAATGGTAAGAGTTTTAgattcttatttgatttttcgcACCCCATTGGAAGATTGTGATTAGGTTCATATCTCTACCATTCATGTTATTTCTCAACATGGATTATACTTAATTTATGGTTTCTTGAAAGAACATGGTTTGGATTTTCCAACTATCGAGGGGTTTGACAAATCAGTTTGCAATCAAATCCAAGTTGTTGAGTTTAATCTGTTAGAGGGggacaagaaaatatggaaagttgaCAGCTCTAGTAAGTTTTCTAGGAAACATACTTATGATGCTCTGATTCCTTCAAGACCTTATATGGAATGGCACAAACTTGTGTGGTTTAAAGGACTTATCCCAAGACATTCGTTATATGCACAAAACTTAAAACTAGAACCATGCTTGCGCAGTGGGGAGCTATTCCTGATAGTGTTTGTTTTCTTTGCTCTGAAGCTGCTGAAGATGAAGATCATCTCTTTTGCAAGTGTAGCTTTAATGTTGTGATATAGCAAGGTATCATGTATAAGCTAGGATATCACATATATTTTTCATAAATTTGGACCTTGAGTTAAAGTGGTGTATTGATAATTTTAAGAgagatggtgttgttgttgcTATCAAAAGTCTTACTTTGAACAATTTTATCTATCACATCTGGAAGGAGAGGAACAAAAGGCTTCACTCTGACAGTCTTAGTTCACCTGTTTCTgtcatttttttaattgtggttgATGTTAGGATAAAATTTGAAGCTAACAAGTTTTCAGATGTTAACAGTCCTATTGTGAAGTCAATCTTGTCTAGATGGGGAGTTATCTGTCCTcttaaaaagaaattgaagaTTGTCTGCAATTGAAAGTTCCCTAGCCCAGATGAAGTAATAATTAACATAGATGGCTCAAGAAGAGAGGAGTCTAGTGGATGTGCAGCTATTATTAGGGACCATTCGGGTGCCCTTGTTGCTGCAGCTATTGGGGGTTCTTCTGCTGATTCTGTTCCATCTCTTGAACTTTGTGGTGATGAGGTTGGATTCAAGCTTGATATCTATAAAGGGCAGAGCATGGTTCATATCAA
The nucleotide sequence above comes from Papaver somniferum cultivar HN1 chromosome 8, ASM357369v1, whole genome shotgun sequence. Encoded proteins:
- the LOC113306163 gene encoding uncharacterized protein LOC113306163, which codes for MAARKDVERAFGILKRKFAIICGPYLGLSAREMHKTMLTCMILHNMVIQETRRDSEWINYEDEDLRPEIQPQRGVFVRNYAQMTNYIQNQNLYDSLRDDPRVNLWEEHGR